The segment GAATAGAGTCTTGACCTTCAATTTGGGTCAGGGTGAGGGCTTCTGATTTATTGATGCGATCGCCCTCGATGATTTTTTGGGTTAATTCCTCAAGCCATGCTTTTAATGCCTCTGTTTCTTGAGGCGGTTGGGAAATGGATTGAGTCTGAAGAAGAGACGGTGATAAGGGGGCTTGAACCACAATTGGTTTTACCTGATACTGCTTAAAGTCCTCAGCATTGTATCACAGAACTATCTCGTCAATAATTCCTTTCAACTTGTGGAAAACTTGTGGAAAAAGTCTTTCTTTCTTGATAGGGTGACGAAGGGATTAAACTCTAGACAGAGCTATAATACAGAAAAAGCCACAACCGAAAGATTACAAGAATTGGGGATTGATTTAGAGGAATAGTCATCTAAGCTTAACAGGAGGTTAGCAATTATGGTTTATGCTTGTGAACTCGGAAATAGCCAGACAGTTTATCTGAATAACCAAGGGAATCAAACTACTATTACCGTTGCAAGTGTTGGAGTGGGACAACAACAACAATCTAGCACCTCTTTCTTAACGGGACAATGGCTATCTCCTCCTCAACTCTATCGGACTGGAAATGGCGTTATCCTCAAAATTACTACTGCTACAGGGGAATCCTATATTCAACTACAAGGAAACAACATTAGTTTGATGGGAAGAACTCCAGGGTTAGGAAATGCTCAACAGATGCAAATTCATCAAGTAACCAATATTCCTAATACTATGCCATCAATGCAACCCATGGAACCGATGCAACCCATGCAAGCGATCAAAATGGGGGATATGCAGATGAACATGAACCCGATGGAGATGCGGATGGGAAATATGCAAATGAAAATGGGAGAACATCCCCAACCATCCCCACAATTTTGCAGTCAATGCGGGGCAAAAGTTCAAGGGGGCGATCGCTTTTGTTCGAGTTGCGGCCATCGTCTAATCTAATAGTAGGGAGGCCAATCCTCACCTAGAGGATATCTTCAAAAAAATCGATCTATAAAGGCTTTTAACCCATGAATGAACCCGTTACCGTTACCTATTCTTTGGAGCAAGTTTTATCAAGATTAGAACAGAAAATGGATCGATTAGAGGACAAGATAGACAGCAATCAGAAAGAGATCAAACAAGAGATTAAAGACCTTAACCAGAAAATAGATAAGCAGTCACAAGAAATCGCAACGATTCAAGCGATTTTACAGACAAAACAGCCATTAATCCAGAAAATGCCTGATTTGGCTGAAAAAGTCGGGGAATTAAAAAACTGGCGACAAATCGTCATTATTGCGATAACAGCCATCATTACTGGCTCAATTACTTGGGTGATTCGCGGAGGAACCTTTAAACCCTAACCATTTTCGGGGGAGAAAGCCAATCCATTAAATTAGGCGATCGCTTTTGTTCGAGTTGGGGCAATCGTCTAACCTAATAGTAGGATGGGTAATGCCCACCTAAAAATAGACACCAGAAAAGAAGGAGTTTAACCCATGAATGAACCCGTCACCGTTACTTATTCCCTCGAGCAAGTTTTATCGAGATTAGAACAGAAAATCGACCGATTAGAGGACAAAATAGACAAACAAACAGAAGAAATTGCAACGATTAGAGCGACTTTACAGGCACAACAGCCATTAATGCAGAAAATCCCTGATTTAGCGGAAAAAGTCGGGGAATTGAAAAACTGGCGACAAATCGTCATTATTGCGATAACAGCCATCATTACTGGCTCAATTACTTGGGTGATTCGCGGAGGAACCTTTAAACCCTAACCTAACAAGTAGATAACAATTAGGAGTTTAACCAATGAGTCAGATCCCTATTAAAGAGACTTATTCTTTATATGAAACCGACTATCCTTTGTGGCTAGAAAAACAAGCTATCGCTCTTAAAAACCGTGATATTAATGCTTTAGACTGGGATAATTTATTAGGGGAAATAGAGTCCTTGGGTAACGAACAGATTCACGCAGTTAATAATCTTTTAAAGCAAATTATTATCCATCGTTTAAAACTTGATTATTCCTCTGAGATTTATTCGAGACACCATTGGAAGTGTGAAATTAATAGCTTTATTGATACTCTTGAAGATAAATTAACCAATTCTATTCGCAATAAAATTGACCTAGAAAAGCCTTACTCTAGAGCTAGACGGACAGTTTTAGAGAACTACAATCTTGATTTGCCTAAAGAATGCCCCTATGCTCTTGATGAATTAATGACCTATCTTGATACAAAAATTGATCGAAACTAAAGGAGATATTGCTTGATCTAAAGATTATAAAGGCTACCCAAGAATAAGCTAAGCTGTTCATCATTTAATTTGGTCGTTATAGCTTATTCAATGGCAAATCCTGTATATTGTCGTTGGTGGGGAGCATAATAAGCTAAAACGATATCTTCTTTGGGAACACCCCATTCTACCAATTCATTAGCAACACCAATTTCTGTGCCATCATGTTGTATCCAAATTTTGTCATTTTTGAGATCAATTTGCAGGACGCAACCTCTTAAACGTCGATTTCCGTGCCAACCGACATTCATTAATTGATAGTGATCTCTTTCTTTATCAAATATTTTTTGGACTTCAATCTGTCCATATTTAGGTTTATATTGTTCATATTGATCGATTATTTTTTTGACTAATTCTCGATATTTTTCTAATTTTTCCATTGTTTAATTACCTCTTGATTGACATCATAAACAATAAGTTTGATTTGGTATTTTGCTACTGATTTTTGTGTGAAAACAAGGGTAAAGAAAGTTTCATAAATATCTTCAGTAACTGCCAAGTCAAGCTCCCTTTCTGGTTCAATATTTTCTAAGACAAGACGATAGTTTAAAAATTGTCCGAGGGCTGTATGAAATTCAGCAATTAAAGAAGGACGATTAAACGTTTTAATTTCTACAGCAATTTTTTGTTTATTTTTTTCAGCAGCAATAATTTTTTCTACTCCTAAGTCAACATACATATCAACACCTCCATAATCAAGATATAGAGGATCATCAGTAATTTTCCAACCGTCTTTGACTAGGGCTTTTTTAACCGTATCATGAAAGATATCTTTAGCTGGCATAAAATATCTTGTTTTATTAACTTATTTCAATGATTGTCACTTTCTCGTACTGTATTTAATTATAGCAGGTTTATTTAATTGGTTCGTTTGTTCCCAAAAATTCTAGAGAAAACCTGCCCTTACGGGAAATTAAACCCCACAAAAAAAATCGCCTCCTCTTAATACAACTTCAGAGAAGGCACGGTAGTAGTCTTAATGATAGACTTGATACGATGGATACGATAGAAAATGTTAAGGATACCAAGGTTTAGGGTTTAGGGAACATTATGTCAATTAACTATCCACACATTCTAGGCTTTGGTAGATCCTTTTTTGTCTTTTTTGTTAAGTTTGCGTTTGAATGCACCACCAAAAGCAACCGCAGCACCAGCACCTAACATGGTGAGGGGTTCGGGTACAGCAGTAATTGTTGCAGAGTAACTTCCATTAGCGCGACCATTAAAAGTCACTGTACCTGTTCCAAGTATATTTCCACTAAAATCAGAGAAAGTACCTGTGAATTCTGGGAAAACGAAGCCTAAAGCTCCGAAATCCTGAATAGTGAATGGATTATTGACTGTAAAAATGATGTCATCAGTAGTAGTTGGGGTGTTGTTAGTAAGAGTAACAAAAGGATTTACTGCCGTAGCACTATAGTAAGTCACACCCCCAGAGGAAGAAACAAAAGAGAGTGTAATATTGCTCAAAAATGCGTCAGTATCAATATAGCTCACGAAGGTACCGGTAGTACCCTCAACCTCCCCAGCACCACTGCCATCAAAATCAAGAACAGTTCCACTATTAGTGCGGGCAAAAGTCCCAGTTATATCGAGTTGAGAACCACCAATAATAGCCGCTTCAGCCGAAGTACTACTTAAAGTTAGGGTCACAACAGTTCCCATTAACGCTGCACCTAAAGCAGCCGGTTTAAAATCTAACATAGGCATGAGTTTAAGCTCCTCAAAATGTACACAAATGAATGATGAATAAGGTGAATCACCCTGCCATCCATTATTTCATAGCCATGTTAAAGTTCGTGTATACGCTCGCGTATAACTTGTTAGTTTTATGTATAATTTCGGAACGTTTACGTTGGGGCAGGTTTAGCCGAAATTGATGTCATTGTTTAGGGATTTATGTCCAAAAGCTACCATGAATTTTATCAAAAACTCACCCCTACAAATTTGGGATAATTAATTCAATTGCCTGATTAATAATAGCAGTTTTATCAACCATTATAGCAATTTCTTCGGGTGCATATTTTCCTTCAAATGCTTGCTTTGCTGGTCTTTTTAGCCCCAATTCATAAGCGTCCTCTAACGTCTCCCTCACCTCATCTACTGTTAAATAATTACCCCCAGTTTTGCGCCGTTTATTAGTCCGTTGAATTTCCTTAACTGCATTAGCAATGGATAATTCCCATGAATAGGTTGTTCGTTTTTCTGATGCTTATTTAATCAGATGTAAAAGTAAAATCTTACTAACGCTAAAAATTTTATTGAGCCTATCATCCTTGGTCATTTCTGTCAGTTCATCTACCAATAATAAAGCATCAGTAATATTTCCTTCTAGCAGTAAATCTTTTAAGGTTAATAACTCTTCTATTGCTGCTTTCTCCTAATATTCAAAACCTTCTGAAATACTGCCTTCTGGTTCTACCTCCACGTCCAGCGTTTTGAGTCGTTGCTCAAGCAAGATGAGTTTTTGTTCGATCTAAGTTAATCTATCCTCTGACATCTCATTATTCTGCCCTATCTGTGGTGATCAGCCCAATTTGTGAAGTACCCCACCCTACTTCGTTGAGGGTGGGGCTTCCTACCCTCAAGAACTAACGCTCTTGATACACTGCATTTCAACAGTTTGGTTAGGCGTAGATTCGGACACTTCCTGCTCTATATATCCGTCGGAAAATTGCAGCAAATTCCAACAAGCATTAATATCTCTGTCATGATGTGCATGACATTCCCGACAAGTCCATTCTCTATCTTTTAGGGTTAAATCTTCTTTGATATACCCACAGTTAGAGCATCTCTTAGAACTCGGAAAGAATCTATCAACTCGCTTAATTTCACAGCCATAGATATCCCCTTTGTATTCTAAAAGAGTTAAGAATTGTCCCCATGCTACGTCGCTTATTTGCTTGGCTAATTTTCGATTTTTGACTATCCCTTTAATGTTTAAGTCCTCACAACTAATAACTTGGTTTTCGTTAGTTAGTTTGAGACTTATTTTATGTTGATAGTCTAATCTTTGGTTAGCAACTTTTTCATGAATCTTAGCTACTCTAACTCTGGCTTTATTCCTGTTGTTAGAATCTTTGACTTTGCGACTTAACCTCCTTTGTCTAATTTTTAACCGTCTTAACGAACGTTGGAAATAACGGGGATTAGGGAATTTTTCAGGCTTAGACGTAATCACGAAATCTTTTAATCCTAGATCAAGTCCAATTTTTTCTCCATTTAAAGGAGCTTTAGAGATTTCTAATTCAGTAACAATAGAGGCATAATATTTACCTGATGCGGTTTTCGTAATGGTTACACTTTTAATTTCCCCTTCAATTTCTCGATGAATGACCATTTTAATCGGGGTCATTTTCGGTAATTTAAGTTTGCTTTCTTCAGTGATTGAAAAATGTTGAGGCACTCGAAAAGACTGCTTATTTGAGCGTTTTTTAAACCTAGGGAATTTAGCTAATCCTTTAAAAAAGCGAGAGTAAGCGGTTTCTAAGTTTTTAAGAGTTTGCTGCAAGGCTTGAGAATTAACCTCGTTTAGCCATTCAAATTCCTTTTTTAAAGATGTTAGTAATTTAGCCCATTCTTTGTAACGCAAACTTTTCTGGCAGTCGGTGTAGATATCGGTAGTTAAGCGCAAAAAATAGTTGTACACAAACCTTGAACAGCCAAAGCATTTAGCTAAGAATTGTTGCTGCTCTTGATTGGGATACAACCTGAATCGATACGTTTTATTACCCATATCTATTCCCTCGTTAAGAATAGTCTAGCATAGGTTATCTGTTTTGTACAAAAAAGTTAAGCTATATATGGACTCCCTTCGGTCGGTTTATTTGTTGGTCCCCATTCATCCCCAACTTTTTGAGAAGGTGGAGTATTCTGGCGACATCAGGATAAACAATGGACGAACGGGATTAGCCCCTACAAAAAACGTTGTTGGAATGTAGGGGTTAACGGTGTTAACCCACAATGTCATCTCTGATAGAATTTTACCCGTTATCAGAAAAATTGGGTCTAAAACCCTGCCTTTGAAGACAGAAAGTTTTTGGAGCGGGGCTTAAATCCCCGTTATAAAAACTACTTCTGTAGGGGCTAAATATTATTAAGCCCCTACTGACTTCTGACTTCGTTAAGCCAGGAAAGCCCAAATCCCTTTCTAAATTTACCGAATGTATTCTTTAAGAATACTATTGCGGTTGGGATGACGGAGCTTTCGTAGTGCTTTAGCCTCAATTTGACGGATTCTCTCACGGGTAACATTAAAGATCTGTCCAATTTCTTCGAGGGTTTTCATTCGTCCATCGTCTAACCCGTACCGCAACCGCAGCACATCCCGTTCCCGTGGACTAAGGGTATCGAGGACATTTTCGAGATCTTCGCGTAGGAGATTTTTCGACACCTCATCTTCAGGGTTTTCCCCATCAGCCTCAATAAAATCCCCCAGGCGGGAATCTTCTTCCTTACCAATGGGGGTTTCAAGGGATATGGGTAATTGGGCGGATTTAGCAATAAACCGTAACTTTTCGATGGTCATCTCCATGCGAGTCGCAATTTCCTCTTCTGTCGGTTTTCGGCGCATCTCTTGGGAGAGAATCTTGGTGGTTTTCTTAATCCGAGAGATGGTTTCGTACAGGTGTACTGGGAGACGAATCGTACGGGATTGATCAGCGATCGCTCTGGTAATGGCTTGACGAATCCACCAAGTGGCGTAAGTCGAAAACTTATACCCTTTTTCGTGGTCAAACTTTTCAGCCGCCCGAATTAAGCCCAGGGAACCTTCTTGAATTAAATCTTGAAAAGATAACCCCCGATTCATGTATTTTTTGGCAATCGAAACCACTAGACGCAGGTTAGAATGGACCATTTTGTCCTTGGCTTTGCGCCCCAGATAGAGACGACGCTGAAAAGCGTGCCACTCCATATTGATCGCCTGTGACCATTCGAGATCCGTGGGGAAGCGTCCCATGTGTTCGGTCATTTTTTCGCGGATTCTCTCTAATTCCAGTAAATCCGCAATTTTACGCGCCAGTTCAATCTCTTCTTCCGCGCGCAATAGTCGAATGCGACCGATTTCTTGGAGGTAAATCCGAATGGAGTCTTCTGTATAAGGCTTTTTCTTGTTGGGATCGCGGCGGCGAGAAGCACTAAGCTTTCGGGTTTTTTTCCCTTCTGGGTTAGCCATTACCTCGTCAAGAGCCTCATCAGTCATTAGCTCTATTTCTTCGCCTTCATCGGGATCGATGAAGAAGGGTAAATCGATTTGAGGCTCTGTAAGGGTTAGTAGGTCATTAGCCTGCGTCATGCCGTTTTCCTCTTGCTCCTTGAAGTGCAAAACTAGAAGATAGGGTGTAATTGGGAGTTGATTGAAGTCAACCCGTCTGGGTAAGGTTAATCCTTTGGTTGGGATTGTCATTTTCTTGGGGGAATTGGCTCAACAGCTAGAGCTTAATCGACCACGATAGTCTTGTGAGTCTTGAACTACCTGTGCTGAGAATACCCAAGATGGATAGTTAGTGGTCAAAAAAATTGAAGACCTATCCGATTGTAGCCTCGATTACAAAAAATCGGGTATGGTTTTTGTTTTAATTGCAGAAGATCCTCGGAAGTTTCGGGAAAATGGTTAGGGGACTGGGAAGTCATAAGCATGGGAATCGGTTTCCTTAAAAGATGGGTGATAGCGATTGGTCATTATCGGTTGACCTAAATAACCTGGGTTCAGGGTTCGGGGCTCGGAGTTAGCCTTTTCGCTTATCCCGAACTCACGTTACATAATACTTAACTCTCATTTTGAAGTCATTGACTTCAAAATGATAGTCGGCTGATCACAAACCAATCAAGACACATAGATATCATCAGCTAACTTTAGATTAAGCTTTGAATTAACGTGCCTTGACAATTTCAGCTAGGTAATGTTTCTAGGCATAGGTAAAATCTTCAGCTATTGTAGTGAATGTGACTGCAAAGTTCAAGATAACTTATTCTGGCCAGCTTGGGAGCAGTGGACAGTCAATAGTAGATTTGTTCTGGAAGAGCTGCCAAAAATTAGTCCTTTTATTCATACGTTAGCAGAGTTTTTCTGATGTCGAGTCAATATGGCTCACGAATTGTTAACTAATATCAAAGTTTGATGACTGATAGTCAATCGTCACTACCGTAATATCGCTGTTATAAGGGTTTTATTGGCTATTTGACTGTGATATCTATCACAGTTTCTGCCTAGGTGAATCAACAAAAATCTTCACTATTGCCTGTTACCCGTTGTGACGTTTCCTTGATCAAAGGGCGGTGACTTTACAAAGCTGGTAGGGCTAAGACAGAAATAACAATTCCCCAAGCCAAGCCAACAAAGACTTGAAAGGGGGTGTGTCCGAGGAGTTCTTTAAGACGTTCTTCGTTTAAGTGGTGGCCATCGTGAAAAAACTCATCAAGGATTTGATTGAGAATACGGGCTTGTTTTCCGGCGGCTTGACGAACGCCGGCTGCATCGTACATAACAATCACAGCAAACAGGGAGGCGATCGCAAATTCTGGACTTTCCCAACCGACGGTTAAGCCGACCCCTGTGGCCAATGCTCCCACTAAGGCTGAATGGGAGCTAGGCATTCCGCCAGTGGACACGAAAAAGCGAGGATTAATTTTACCGTTGCGTAATAATTCGATAATCACTTTTAATCCTTGAGCCGAAAAACAGGCCAGCAGGGATGCTGACAAGATGGGATTGTGCAAAATAGCCTCAAAATCCTGCATAATCAGTTGGTTAAGCAAATTTAGTTATTGCGGGTGACGATAAAATTAGCGATCGCCCTTAGGGGTTCCGCTTTATTGCCATAGGGGGTTAATTGAGCGATCGCGCCACTAACCAAATTTTGGGCTTGTTTTTTAGATTCTTCGAGTCCCCAAAGACTAGGATAGGTTGCTTTTTGGTCTCTAAGATCTTTTCCGGCGGTTTTGCCTAATTCTTCTTGAGTGGAAGTAATATCTAAAATGTCATCGATTATTTGGAAAGCTAAGCCGATATTCTGGGCGTATTGAGATAGACGTTGAATATCTTCAGTGGAGCCCCCGGCTAAAATTGCCCCAGAAACCACTGAGGTTTCGAGCAGGGCTCCGGTTTTGTGGGTATGAATAAATTTCAAGGTATCTACGGTAATATCGGGTTTCCCTTCTGATTCTAGGTCGAGTACTTGGCCTCCGACTAATCCGGCCGGACCGACGGTACGACCCAAACGGCCAAGAACGTTGATAAGATTATGAGGGTCTACATTGCGGGTTTGGGTGGCTGCGTATTCAAAGGCATAGGCTAATAGACCATCTCCGGCTAAAATAGCGATATCTTCTCCATACTTCTTATGATTCGTTAACTTACCTCGGCGATAGTCATCGTTGTCCATCGCGGGCAGGTCATCGTGAATTAAAGACATCGTATGAATCATTTCTAAGGCACAAGCTGTTGGCAGTGCCATTTCGAGAGTGCCTCCAAGGAGTTCACAGGTGGTTAAGCAGAGAATCGGTCTTAGTCGCTTCCCCCCTGCCAATAGGGAGTAACGCATCGCTTCATAGATTGTTTCGGGACGGGTAATAGCAAGAGAGCGGTCTAATGCTGCTTCAACTAGCTGTTGTTTATCTTTGAGATAGGACGCAAGGTCGAAATTTGATGTTTCTTGCTGCGTCACAAGGGTTTCGCCTGTTGTGACCATATCTAAGTGCCTTCAACCAACCAACTTGTTTGTACTATATTATTAATAATTAATTTTACCTTATTGGTAGCACTCTTTTGACCTTTGATATCAAACCTGCTTCTTATGAGATTTACGAAGGGAGTAAAGCCAGTTTGGAAATGTATGAATTAATTGGGGGAACCTATGAGTTATTATCCCCCAATCAAAGAGGACATTATCCGATTAAGCATTTAAAGGTAATTTATTATTTAGATAGAGATGAACCGGCTGAACTTGAACAACAAAGAAGCGATCGCCTCATTGCTCAACTATATGCTTTAAAGTACGTTAGGGGTTAGAACCCGAACTGTAGTCAAAGTCATTTGCTTGTTCTAGTAGCTCACACTCTTCCGTCCTGATTGCCCCGATCGCCATCAATCAAGTTATAATTTGTTACAAAACCGATTAAGAAAGATTTCCTAATGAGTAATCCTGTCCTCCATGCCTTTTTCCTCGGTCGAGCCTTTGCTGAAGTCCTCAGCGAGAAAATTGAAGACAGTTTGACCAATGCCCTCAGCGAATTGGGCAAATTTGACGCAGAACAGCGCGAACACCTGCGGCAATTTATCGAAGAAGTCCAAGCCAGGGCTCAAGTCGATGTCACCCAAGGCAGTACAGCCACCAGTTCCTCTGGAGAAGACTCCCCTACTGACTTACAAGAAACCATCGACGATCTCAGAGCCGAAATTGCCCGTCTCAAAGCGGAATTAAAGAATTATCGTGCTCAAAAAGCTTAATATTTGCCTATTTATTCTCCTTGTCCCTCACCCCCCAAAACCGAGTGTCTGCCCTGTCATCCAATATTAACCCCTCCCGTGTATCAACCCCAAGTCCCCCAACATCAAAACGGGTGACCGAATCAGAAAGTACGAGAAAATACCGTTGGAATCGGGAAAAATACTCCGTTGTCCGTCGCCAAATTGATATTTGGCGGTTTGTGCTACTTTTGTGGGGACAATTCTGGATTAACGGTAAAAAGTGGAGTTACAAAGGAGGCTATAGCGAAGAAAATTTAGCCATCCGACGACAAAAACAAGCGGTTTGGATCAGAGAAAACCTCCTGAGTCTCGGTCCGACCTTCATCAAAGTGGGTCAGTTATTCTCCACCCGCGCTGATCTATTTCCCAGTGAATACGTCGCGGAATTGTCCAAACTACAAGATGAAGTCCCCGCGTTTAGCTACGAACAAGTCGCCAGCATTATTGAAGGAGACTTAGGGAAACCTCTCCCAAAACTCTACCGTAACTTTGATCCCATCCCCATTGCTGCTGCTAGTTTAGGACAAGTCCACAAAGCGCAACTCCATTCAGGAGAAGAAGTGGTCGTTAAAGTCCAGCGTCCGGGTCTTAAACAACTCTTTACTATCGATTTAGCTATCCTCAAGCGCATCGCCCAATATTTCCAAAATCATCCCAAATGGGGCAAAGGAAGGGATTGGTCAGGGATTTATGAAGAATGTTGTCGCATTCTGTGGCTAGAAACCGATTACCTGAACGAAGGGCAAAATGCCGATACCTTTCGCCGCAATTTTCGCGGAGAAGATTGGGTTAAAGTGCCTAGGGTGTATTGGCGTTATACCTCCCCGCGTGTCCTAACCTTGGAATATATGCCAGGGATCAAAATTAGTCACTACGAAAGCCTCGAAGCGGCTGGATTAGATCGGAAAATTTTGGCTAAATTGGGCGCAAAAGCTTATTTATATCAATTACTTAATAGTGGGTTTTTCCATGCTGACCCCCATCCAGGGAATATCGCCGTTAGCACCGATGGAGCCTTAATTTTTTACGATTTCGGCATGATGGGACGCATTAATACCAACGTCCGTGAACGGTTAATGGATACCCTCTTTGGCATTACTCAAAAAGATGGCGATCGCGTGGTATCATCCTTAATCGCTTTAGGAGCCTTAAGTCCCACCGAAGACATGGGACCGGTGCGTCGTTCTATCCAGTTTATGCTGGATAATTTCATGGACAAACCCTTTGAAGAACAGTCCGTGAGTCAAATTAGCGACGATTTGTACGAAATCGCCTATGGTCAGCCCTTTCGCTTCCCCGCAACCTTTACCTTTGTCATGCGGGCGTTTTCGACTCTAGAAGGGGTAGGCAAGGGATTAGACCCCGAATTTAACTTTATGGAAGTGGCACAACCCTTTGCTCTACAACTTATAACCGATATGAATGGCAATACGGCAACCAGTATTCTTGATGAATTGGGACGACAAGCGGCTCAAGTGGGTAACACCGCTTTGGCTTTACCGCAACGCATTGAGGAGACCATAGAAAAATTAGATCGGGGGGACATTCGGGTACGAGTCCGTTCGGTAGAATCGGATCGTCTCCTCCGTCGTCTCAGTTTGATGCAAATGACGACAAACTACACCATTTTGATCACTGGATTGTTGGTATCGGCAACACTTTTATTTGTTAATGGATCAACCTCGATCGCAATAGCCGTTATGATAGTAATATTGGCTCCAGCTTGGGCACTTTTTCGCCTCCTGCGCCGTGTCGATCGCTTAGATCGAACCTTTTAACCAAAGTTGTCTATTATCCACCTTTGTCAATTGTTAGTAGCTCACTCACCAATGATGAATCGTCGTTTTACGGGTCTGACTGATACGGGGGTCCTGCGCTCAGTTAATCAGGATAATTACTACATCGACCCTGACGGGCGGTTTTTTATCGTTGCTGATGGCATGGGTGGTCATGCAGGAGGACAAGAGGCTAGTGCGATCGCAGCCCAACAAATTCACGCCTATCTCGACGCTCACTGGAACGCTGATATCCCCTCCCATACTTTACT is part of the Rippkaea orientalis PCC 8801 genome and harbors:
- a CDS encoding ABC1 kinase family protein produces the protein MTESESTRKYRWNREKYSVVRRQIDIWRFVLLLWGQFWINGKKWSYKGGYSEENLAIRRQKQAVWIRENLLSLGPTFIKVGQLFSTRADLFPSEYVAELSKLQDEVPAFSYEQVASIIEGDLGKPLPKLYRNFDPIPIAAASLGQVHKAQLHSGEEVVVKVQRPGLKQLFTIDLAILKRIAQYFQNHPKWGKGRDWSGIYEECCRILWLETDYLNEGQNADTFRRNFRGEDWVKVPRVYWRYTSPRVLTLEYMPGIKISHYESLEAAGLDRKILAKLGAKAYLYQLLNSGFFHADPHPGNIAVSTDGALIFYDFGMMGRINTNVRERLMDTLFGITQKDGDRVVSSLIALGALSPTEDMGPVRRSIQFMLDNFMDKPFEEQSVSQISDDLYEIAYGQPFRFPATFTFVMRAFSTLEGVGKGLDPEFNFMEVAQPFALQLITDMNGNTATSILDELGRQAAQVGNTALALPQRIEETIEKLDRGDIRVRVRSVESDRLLRRLSLMQMTTNYTILITGLLVSATLLFVNGSTSIAIAVMIVILAPAWALFRLLRRVDRLDRTF